CCTGTGACGGCTGCGTACAGCTGAGGCAGCGCCGTCTCCACTGCTCGcatttctgcctcttctcgtgCGTCATCTTGTTGaccttcgacttcttcttcctcgcgctcgtCCGGACACCAGACGAGCGCGCCCTGAAGGGGGTCGTAGCGTCTGAGGAGGTGCAAAGTCGCAGCTCCGGGAAGaggtccttctctctcgccgccagCCGATCCCTCGTTCTCCGACCGCGGTCGCGCCTGCAGGCCTGCGGCGCCCAGTGCGCAGGCACCCCGAGCGGCGAGGGTCTCTCGCGCCTGGAGGGCGtcgaagaggcgacagaacTCGTGGATATCTCTGCCTGCGGCCTCGCAGTCTCGGCACTGAACAGGCATCCCCGCTGGTTGTCTCGAAGGAGGAACAGCagccgaggaagcagcgccgctctctgtctcagaagagcgacagacagGTACACTCGAAGAGTTCCCAGTCCTCTGTCGCAGGCGAGGCGTACAGCTGCGGCAAGGCCCTGTCTCAGTCGCCTGCGTAGCGCGCGCGGAGTGCGCCTGTTTCTCTGGGTGCTTCGTCTCTGATTTAGCGctgcgagacgcgagaacaccacaaagacgaaggcgcgaAAAGGCtgtgaaaaaaagagactgaAAAGCCTCGACGAAAGTCGCAGCCAGAGGCGGCCGATGCTCCTCGGCTGCGACCCAAGCCGCTTCCTTCATGCGCTGTATGTACGCCTCATAGCGCGCCTGGTCTCGTcggtcgtcttcgtcgtctaTCGCCGGGGTCCTGCCCTCTGCCTTTCGCTCCCCTCCGACGGTTTCGGGCGTCCATCCACCCATGAGCGTTTCTTCCGGAACTGCTTCCCCGCTGGACTGTCTGCGGCTTGCAGACGCTTGGCTGCTGTGAACACCACCACgacgtctgcctctcctcgtctcgttCTCGTCGCGCTCTCGACCGTTCTCCTCTAATCTCGCTCCTCTTTCGGGATCTTCGCTCTTGCCCGCAGAGCCTCCAGAGGGCCAGCGACACCAGAGGAGACTTGCCAGCTCGAGCGCAAAGTCGAGAAGGCGCATGTAGCTGCCAACgctgcgaagaagcgcaagagagaggactgAGAGCGGAACGAGCGCAACGGCCCCCGGAACAGCAGTCGGTGCTtgcgtcgctcttccttctctcgtcttcgctccgCAGGGactctccctttctcggTCACCGTCCCTCTCCGACAGAGACTCCCAGCCGCGGTCCCCACCTGCCTGGCTGTGTCGCTCGAGCGCGACGCGGTATCTCGACATGCGGGCAGGGCAAGCCTCATCTGTGCGAGTGGatgcgaagaaggcgccttcgtgcatgcaggcacttggagaaggcgaagacgagaggcgcCGAGGACCGTCGgccgcagaagacgcgagggaagcagcgagaggacAAGGAGAGGAGCCTCGCGCAGCGGCAGGCCTACGCGAGTCCGAACAAAGCAGAGGGTGGCTGCACCTGCCTACCGCGGCGTCCGCTGGCAGAgactggaaagaagaagaaggcagagacagctgctgGGAAGCGCCAgtgtggagagacgcagcgtcGGCAAAGGCCCACAGAAATCGCTGAGCGTGGAGGTGAAACGCCGCCGCCACTCGCGCGAGAAAAAGCTCAAGAAGCGCTTCGTACAGCTCTGGGGTGTCTATACACGGCCATACTAGGCCcaccgctgtctccgcccaCTGTAGCAGCCGAGCAGGCAGCCGCAACGCAGAACTCGGAAACAACGCCGACAagcgagcagaagaaaaagagaagggagaagaagaggaagaagaagaagaggaagaagaggaagacgaagaggaagaggaagaggaggaagaagaggaagaagaggaagagcaagaagagcaaggagaaGGGACCAAGACTGGATTCGGAGAAGCATTTAAGGAAGTTGAAAGAGAAGGAGTAATGAAAGATGGAGACGGATGAGGGAAGAGCGAGCTtggagaagcaaaggaaaaCGGTACGTCCGGTTGTTCGCCTGAACCTGCAGAGGACCTTCGTTGCCCCTTCACGGCCTCGGCCGTCGCGTcacgtgtatgtacacctgagtCGAGAGCTGCCTGCGCATCGGGCGACTCCGTtccagaagcagaaggcttttctctttccagagaagcgacctgcgagagaagcggcggaaGCTGGAGGCACCACTGGcggaaggaaaacagaatttcctcctctctggaCGCCACGACTTCCGCCGTCCCCTCTCGACAGccagacgagggagaggaaggcaaatggcagggagacagcaggggAGGCGACGCGGCAGCCAGGCGGCCGTCCTGCCCCTCTGCGGAGACGCCTGgccggggagagagagagcgaggagccctgtctctgtctcttcttctgccttcctccaTTTCCTGTtgagcgagaggagaaaggaccTATCCGCCGAGCACCGGGGGCCTGTCTAAAGGTGTGTACGGAGATTTGCTTGCTTCCTGCGCGAGGCAAGAAGCGGAGGCTCTCCCGGCACTCCACTcaagaagcgacagcgagacggATACGACTGCGTTTCCTTGCTCCTGTGACTCCATGGACGGTTACTGAACAGGGAGGGGGACTGAGGAGAAGGTGAAAGGGCAACGAGCGCAGGCAGGCACCCCGTGCGTCAGGTTGGCTGTGTTCTGCATAACAAGTCGCGACGACggggaaggaggaggaggatgAGAGCCTGGCATGACCTCACAGTGGGTCCTGGAGCCGCAGATCTGAGGCGCcgacgaaacgaagagaaggggagaagaaagaagcgccgACTTGCCGCCTGGTGCTCTCTGGAGAGTCGAGAAGGGATACGGAACACAGCCGAGAAGACAAGGCCGGGAAAGAGCGTCGAAGAAACATGCTGGCAGGCCTCCAGACATATCTGAAGGCGACGCAACAGAGAGAATGGAAGAAAtgtcgtccttctctccttttgcctcgaagaaacagaagaaacagccgCCGCTATTCCCCTGGATTCCTGCAGAAAAaattctctgctgtctcgacaccccgtggagggcgagaagaccaTGGGTCGTGGCGACCTATACACCGGGGAATAGGCGCGTTTTGGCACCGGTTCGCGGCTACGAAAAATAACTCGAGTTTGGAAACgagttttctcgtctccatGTCTCGCAGGGCATTCCAGTTTCACCGTGAAGCTCCAGGTGCGTCAAGGCGGTTCAGCAGCCAgcgtgtgcatgcagtttgtgAGAGGCAAGAAGCAGCGACCCGCAGAGGACGCAacagaagcaagaaaaaTCGACCGCGGGTGTGTATCGCTTTCCGGCAGTGGaatgcgtttttcctctctgaaCAGTCCCAgtttgtctccctctcccttccctcttctgGAGTCTTCAAGCATTTTCTCGCGAGCTCGGTTCCGTCTTTTTGCAGACCTCGCAGGTCCCCGGCCACTGCGCGctcgagagacgagaaaacgaggactGGTTTCGCCCGTTCATCtggcttttttctcgttctctctctacgacctctctgcctctgttgaGTCTCCAGGCGCGTTTCCGACTCATCGTTCAGCATAGTTGTCCTCGCTCTTGGActgctgtttcctctctctctccctcagTCGCCGGGTGCGTAGTTGAAATCCCTTTGTGCAAGTCGAGCTCTGCGAGTTGGATGGATGTATCTCTCGGTCTCCATCTCTCTATTTTTGCGTcggtctttgtctctctctatccGTTGATCTCTGCACTTGCCGCAGTTAGAGAGAGTTTTGTTGTGGTGAATGACATCCTGCCTGACGTTTTTACTGTAGGGACACCGCCTCACGCGCTGCCTGTCGCTCCGTCGCTTTCCTGCccctctgcgcctcttccATACGCTCCTCTCTGTGGGAGAGAGGCCGAATGGATGGGTCGCCACGAAGGGTAACGAAACCTCTTTTGCTATAGACCTTTTCcctgctctccgtctcgccaTAAAACTGgaactcgcgtttcttctcgctaAGCCTACGATTCTCGCCAcctgaaaacgaagaaaaagtcaCCGCTGACACTGCGCCAGGTCAATATCTCTGTTCTTTCAGACGCCATGACGCCTGCGTTCTCCGCTGGCGACCGCGCGGGGTGTACCCACCTCTCGGGTGTACGCACAGCTGACGGCGACTCCTTGGCTGGCCAGAACGTCGAGTTCAATCGTTCAGACGACCTTCCAGCCTTTCTCCAAGAGCTCCAGAAGCAGTGCCTGTCGTCGTCGGCagcgccttctttctcgtctcccttctcttcgtcgaaaCCTGCCAGTGGGGGGAGTAAACGGTCGGGACGAAGGCGCTGCGGCGccggagctgcagagacagcggagcgTCCGTCGGCCAGAGCGGCGCCCTtagcctctctctctccggctGCCTCTGCGCTGTCGAGAGAcatcgagaggagacagaagaaagcagagcgcCGCGCAAAAGAGGACGCGGAGAAGGTACAAGACGCGAGTGGACAGGCGGCCGAAGTCGAGaccagcgacgaagaagaggggatAGGCTCTCGCGCGTCCTTCGTCAGAGCGACGATCATGCAGCGGCAAAGCCGGGAGACACGTTGTGAGgcggaacgcatgcagcgggagaaacagagtgagaggaagaggtctgcggaggcggcaggcgacgcagagagagtgtctccaaaacagaaacgaaagaagaagagacatgcGGTAGAGACAGGATTGGGGGAGCCGGTCGACCGGAAGGTGGATGAGAAGAACACCGGCGAAAACGCAGCgaggggggagaaggaggaagcgaacaaATCTTTGCACGATGCTCCGGAGAACAGCAttcaaaagaagaaaaagaagacagcagggaaggagaagcagcaggctCGAGGAGAGGACCAGGCCAGCGTGCAAGCTTTCGagtcggagaagaaagcagtgCGCGAGCAAAGCATGCAGAAtcagaaaaaggcgaagggGTCTCAGGGCGCCGCTGAGTTGTCAAGGAATGCCAAGGCGGCAATCGGCGAGACATCCTCGGATcgtgagaggaaagaggaagaacaaggtCTTCCTTGTGTTGGTTCGAACTCTTCGGTAGACGCTGCTGCTTTCGGACAGACCCAGAAGccgaacaagagaaagaaagatgCCGCGTATGACTCTCGAGTGTCGTCGGGAACTTTCCaggaaaagggaggaggaaaatCGAGAAGCGTATCGTCTgcaaagcgagaaggaaaggcagaaggaCAACCGACAGTTCTATCGTGGGAACGGTCGACGGGGAAAACTCTCCAAGGACGCCTGATTAAGTTTAGACGCGCCgtcggagaaggagaactgGCAGGCCGGAGGCGATCAAAGACGCGCAGTCGACAAAAGAATATCCGCAAAGACAACCGCCCCGATCACTTGGTGGGTGTGATGGACTGTCGAGCTTCTGACCGAATCATTCGATATCTTTTGATATGcaaatgtgcatgcacgagaCATAttgcagacgcagagaaaattACGACGTTCCAGTCTCTCCGTGATCTCTTGCTCTgttgttctttttctctatCTTTGAGCGTCTTGatccatctctctccatctctctccatctctctccatctctctccatctctctctctcactctctctgtgcttcgcTCTATCTTGAGCAGCTTTCTTTGACGcgctttgcttctctcgtcgtGGATCTCggtgtctttctgttttcttctctctccgcgacgCTTTGTGTTTCCATGTCGagctctccgtcgctctgACTATCCTCGCCCTGTCTCGCCttttgtctgtctgtgtttctggatgtctctgcctctgcatgtctctgtatttctgtctctctttcggtGTTAGTTTGCCGGAGCGTCTGGCTCgatttgtcttctctcgtttccggAACACCCCTGAGGTCAGCGTTTCAGCGGCGATGCTCTTCAGTCACGAAGGAGGACATTCACAGCGAAAGTGACTCAGCGTTTACGTCGAGATCGTGTGGAATCTTCGGATGGTTGTTTACCAGTTACTACTTCTGTCCCCGGTGTCAAGTCGACAGCTTAACGTTTTGAATGATGAACAAGAGCAGGTCACCGTTTCTCGTTGCGTTTTTGTTCCTGGGGTCTGATTTGTTTCGCAATCTCTAACTCCAACATGCCGCCCCTCTGTGGCGCGTCCTGGCCCTCCCTTCCTCACTGAAGGGGGAAGCCgttgtctcgtttctttctctctttttgtggCGACACACAGGCGCGACGCTGAGCGCCGTCCGAGCCGGCATCCGACGCTGTCTGTCGCAGTCGCTCCCTCACCTTCTGAGTCGCATTGGGGTGTCGAAGAAGTGGACAACGCGAACCGCACAGGTCTGGCTTCTGCTGCAGCGCCATGTCTGTCTTTGCGCTCCGCTGTGTCTTGCAGAAGCCGCCGCATCTGCAACTGGGCTCGAAAGTCCCTGCCTACGACCTGAGCGTCAAGCCGTAAACGTCCGTGAAGCTCTTTGTTCATGGCTCGCGGCTGCTTCCAAGTGAGCATTTCTTCTGCGCTTCGCTTGCGTGGCGGGGATGCCCAccgcagaagaaagccaagaaaagaaagaagagtgaACTAGCGATCTTTCAGTGTCGCTCTGTACACGGAGGTGAAACGCCAACAGGCACAGACAGTTTTCAACTTCCTTCTTTCATCTCTCTTCGCcc
This Toxoplasma gondii ME49 chromosome VIII, whole genome shotgun sequence DNA region includes the following protein-coding sequences:
- a CDS encoding hypothetical protein (encoded by transcript TGME49_271360) encodes the protein MTPAFSAGDRAGCTHLSGVRTADGDSLAGQNVEFNRSDDLPAFLQELQKQCLSSSAAPSFSSPFSSSKPASGGSKRSGRRRCGAGAAETAERPSARAAPLASLSPAASALSRDIERRQKKAERRAKEDAEKVQDASGQAAEVETSDEEEGIGSRASFVRATIMQRQSRETRCEAERMQREKQSERKRSAEAAGDAERVSPKQKRKKKRHAVETGLGEPVDRKVDEKNTGENAARGEKEEANKSLHDAPENSIQKKKKKTAGKEKQQARGEDQASVQAFESEKKAVREQSMQNQKKAKGSQGAAELSRNAKAAIGETSSDRERKEEEQGLPCVGSNSSVDAAAFGQTQKPNKRKKDAAYDSRVSSGTFQEKGGGKSRSVSSAKREGKAEGQPTVLSWERSTGKTLQGRLIKFRRAVGEGELAGRRRSKTRSRQKNIRKDNRPDHLKPPHLQLGSKVPAYDLSVKP